The genomic region CCCGGACCATCACGGTCCCCGCGCCGCTCGCCGGCCACGCCCGCCGCGCCGCCGACGCCTGCCCCCGCCTCGCCCTGCGCCTGCTGCCCGACGGATGAACGCGAGCGCGCGGGCGAGCACGCCGTCGCATCAGGGATAATTCTCGAGAATCTCCGTGTGAGAGAACGGGATTGCGGGGTACAGCAACGTCACGACAGTACCGGCCGACGACCGAAGGAGAAGAGGAGTTCCCATGACGAGGCCCAACACGGTGCACGATGCCGGTACCGAGCAGATTCCCGCCAACCCGCCTGCCGACCGGCCCTACGGCCAGCCCTACCGCGAGCCGTACCCGCCCCAGAACTCGCCGCAGTACGGCGGCTACGGCACCCGGGATAACGACCAGACCGGCTATCTTCCGTACCCGGACAATGGCCAGGCGCAGATGCAGTACGGCTACCAGTCGCAGCCCGTCGGGCCGCGCCCGGAATCGTCGGGGACACGGGCGCTGTGGATTCTCGCCTTCGTTTTCTCGGCGGTGGCGCTGTTCGTGCCGTTCGTCGGTTTCGCCGCCATCGCCTGCGGCGCCGTGGCCTGGGGCAAGGGCAGCCGGCGAGGTAAGCTCGCGACCTTTGTCGCCATCGCGGCCACCGTCGTCGGCTGGGTCCTCAGCATCCTTATCTACACCTCCTGACCGACGCCGCGCCGTCCAGAGCACTGCCGGACGGCTGAAGCAGGGTCTCGCTGCACCCGCGGCGGGCCCTGCTCGGTTGCGACGTCGCACACATCAACCGCCGGCAGTCGGCTCAGGGATGCCGCCGGCCGAGCAGACGACGGCGGGGACGGTGAACCGACGGCTCCGGGTCCGGGTCCGCCGCGAGAGCGGGAAAGTCGGCCAGAATGGGGATCGGCCGGTCCGGGTCGAGCCTTGCGGCGGCCGGGATGAGCCCGTCGAGCTCGTCCGGGCCGAAACGGCGCCGCTTCGCCGTCCACCACAGTGCCCCCTGGGCCCATCCGGCCACCAGATACTGGCCGTTCGGCAACAGCACTGCATGGCCGCCGTTGCCGAACAGGACAGCGGTGGCCGCCAGTGCCCGCTCCGCCACATCCCAGTAGCGAATGGTGTGATCGGCGCCAGCGACGGCGAGTGTCCGACCGCCGGGGGCGAAGACGAGGTCGACGACCGGGCCGGATTCGCTGACGAGCTCTGCAGCGAGGCGCCCCGAGGACACCTCCCACAGCCAAACTCGGCCCTGGCCGTGGCGCTGGCCCCCGACGGCCAGCAACCGTTCATCGGGCGAGAAGGCGAGGGCCGACACCGAGCCATTCGTCAACGCGGGAGATGCGTTCGCTACGAGTCGGAAGCCGGTCTCGGACATCCAGACGCCAATCCCGGAGCCGCCTGCGGCCACCATCCGCCCTGTCGGTGAGAAGGTCACCGCGACCGGTTCGATCGCCGCGGCACGCTCGAACAGCGGAAGTCTCTGCGTCGGCCGCCAGAGGCTCAGGCCCGCTTCCCCGACGACGGCAACATCGGGGCCCGAGGGTGAGAACACCAACGACCGTATCGGCGTGGAGGGTCCCTGCGAGCCGTAGGCTGCGAGCACCGCCTCGGTCCAGGGCGCCGCAGCCCAGGCCAGGTGGGCCCGGGGACCGGTCGCGTGTGCGGCGGACCGTCGCAATCCCGCGCGTGCCACCGGCAGGTCCACGCCGAAGAACCTGACATGTCCCTGGTCATCGCCGACCGCGAGGACTCGTCCATCCGGCGAGAGCGCGGCTGCGGTCACGCCACCCGGTGGCCGGACCGTCGTCAGCACCGTCGGGGGCGGCAGATAGCGTGCCCATGGTCGAGCGGCCCAGTTCGGCGGTAGGAGTCGTACCACGCTGATCTGGTTGGCATCGT from Frankia alni ACN14a harbors:
- a CDS encoding DUF4190 domain-containing protein; the protein is MTRPNTVHDAGTEQIPANPPADRPYGQPYREPYPPQNSPQYGGYGTRDNDQTGYLPYPDNGQAQMQYGYQSQPVGPRPESSGTRALWILAFVFSAVALFVPFVGFAAIACGAVAWGKGSRRGKLATFVAIAATVVGWVLSILIYTS